A single region of the Enterobacter cloacae complex sp. R_G8 genome encodes:
- a CDS encoding SMP-30/gluconolactonase/LRE family protein, giving the protein MAEPQLLLNYTGHLPECPTWSAEENALYWADILEGEIHRYHLPTAEHTVLSFHEEVGCFALRERGGFIVAMRSGIWLSDKHGLLQRKVCDNPSNPQLARFNDGGTDHRGRFYAGTFWAPGDYNGALLMRIDNDLTPKVIQCDIHGHNGLAFSPDHRWMFTSDTPNGVIYRTPLDEQGEPGKREVFRQFKDGEGIPDGAAMDVEGCYWSALFDGWRIARFSPQGEQLEEYRMPVRCPTMVCFGGDDMKTLFITTTRENMDAEEVAKYPLSGAIFTLPVNVAGMKKSRFIER; this is encoded by the coding sequence ATGGCCGAACCGCAGCTGCTGTTGAACTACACCGGGCATCTGCCCGAATGCCCGACGTGGAGTGCAGAGGAAAATGCGCTTTACTGGGCGGATATTCTTGAAGGTGAGATCCACCGTTATCATTTACCCACAGCGGAGCACACCGTGCTCTCTTTCCACGAAGAGGTGGGGTGTTTCGCCCTGCGCGAACGTGGCGGCTTTATCGTCGCGATGCGAAGCGGCATCTGGCTTTCCGATAAACACGGTCTGCTGCAGCGCAAAGTCTGTGATAACCCGTCTAACCCGCAGCTTGCGCGTTTCAATGACGGGGGAACCGATCATAGGGGCCGGTTTTACGCCGGTACCTTCTGGGCGCCGGGTGATTACAACGGGGCGCTGCTGATGCGCATTGATAACGATCTGACGCCAAAAGTTATCCAGTGCGACATTCATGGCCACAATGGTCTGGCATTCAGCCCCGACCATCGGTGGATGTTTACTTCTGATACACCAAACGGCGTTATCTACCGTACCCCGCTGGATGAGCAGGGGGAACCCGGTAAACGTGAGGTATTCCGCCAGTTTAAAGACGGCGAAGGGATACCGGACGGTGCCGCGATGGATGTGGAAGGCTGCTACTGGAGTGCGCTGTTTGACGGCTGGCGTATTGCGCGTTTTTCTCCGCAAGGGGAGCAACTGGAAGAGTACCGCATGCCGGTACGTTGCCCGACGATGGTCTGTTTTGGCGGCGATGATATGAAAACACTGTTTATTACCACCACGCGGGAAAATATGGATGCGGAGGAGGTGGCGAAGTATCCGCTCTCCGGCGCTATCTTCACCCTGCCGGTGAATGTGGCAGGGATGAAGAAAAGCCGCTTTATCGAACGTTAG
- the pheA gene encoding bifunctional chorismate mutase/prephenate dehydratase, with translation MTPENPLLDLRVKISALDEKLLALLAERRALAIEVGKAKLDSHRPVRDIDRERDLLERLIQLGKAHHLDAHYITRLFQLIIEDSVLTQQALLQQHLNKTNPHSARIAFLGPKGSYSHLAARQYAARHFEEFIESGCAKFADIFNQVETGQADYAVVPIENTSSGAINDVYDLLQHTSLSLVGELTIPIDHCVLVSGSTDLSTIETVYSHPQPFQQCSQFLNHYPNWKIEYTESTSAAMEKVAQANSPTVAALGSEAGGALYGLQVLERNLANQTQNITRFIVLARKAINVSDQVPAKTTLLMATGQQAGALVEALLVLRNHNLIMTRLESRPIHGNPWEEMFYLDIQANLESPSMQKALRELGEITRSMKVLGCYPSENVVPVDPA, from the coding sequence ATGACACCGGAAAACCCGTTACTGGATTTGCGAGTAAAAATCAGCGCACTGGATGAAAAATTACTGGCGCTTCTGGCAGAACGCCGCGCGCTCGCCATCGAAGTGGGTAAAGCCAAACTGGACTCGCATCGTCCGGTACGTGATATTGACCGCGAACGCGATCTGCTGGAACGTCTGATTCAACTCGGTAAAGCACATCACCTTGATGCTCATTACATCACCCGTTTGTTCCAGCTCATCATCGAAGATTCCGTTCTGACCCAGCAAGCGCTTTTGCAGCAGCATCTGAATAAAACCAACCCGCACTCTGCCCGCATCGCGTTTCTTGGCCCTAAAGGCTCTTATTCCCATCTGGCTGCCCGCCAGTACGCTGCACGCCATTTTGAAGAGTTCATTGAAAGCGGCTGTGCGAAGTTCGCCGATATTTTCAATCAGGTGGAAACCGGTCAGGCAGATTACGCCGTCGTACCGATTGAAAACACCAGCTCCGGTGCCATTAACGACGTCTACGATTTGCTGCAACACACCAGCCTGTCGCTGGTGGGTGAGCTGACGATCCCTATCGATCACTGCGTGCTGGTCTCTGGCTCTACCGATTTGAGCACCATCGAGACGGTCTACAGCCATCCGCAGCCATTCCAGCAGTGCAGCCAGTTCCTGAATCACTACCCGAACTGGAAAATTGAGTACACCGAAAGCACCTCAGCGGCGATGGAAAAAGTCGCCCAGGCGAACTCCCCTACTGTCGCGGCGCTGGGCAGCGAAGCGGGCGGTGCGCTGTATGGTCTTCAGGTTCTGGAACGCAATCTGGCAAACCAGACGCAAAACATCACCCGCTTCATCGTACTGGCGCGTAAAGCCATCAATGTCTCTGATCAGGTGCCAGCCAAAACCACCCTGTTGATGGCAACCGGGCAGCAGGCAGGGGCGCTGGTTGAAGCGCTACTGGTACTGCGTAACCACAATCTGATCATGACCCGCCTTGAATCACGCCCGATTCACGGCAATCCGTGGGAAGAGATGTTCTATCTCGACATTCAGGCCAACCTGGAATCGCCATCCATGCAGAAAGCCCTGCGTGAACTGGGTGAAATCACCCGTTCAATGAAAGTGCTGGGCTGTTATCCGAGCGAAAACGTGGTTCCTGTCGACCCGGCCTAA
- the pheL gene encoding pheA operon leader peptide PheL has translation MKLTPFFFAFFFTFP, from the coding sequence ATGAAACTGACGCCGTTCTTCTTCGCATTCTTTTTTACCTTCCCCTGA
- the raiA gene encoding ribosome-associated translation inhibitor RaiA codes for MTMNITSKQMEITPAIRQHVADRLAKLDKWQTHLINPHIILSKEPQGFIADATINTPNGHLVASAKHEDMYTAINDLINKLERQLNKVQHKGEARRATTSVKDASFAEEVEEE; via the coding sequence ATGACAATGAACATTACCAGCAAACAAATGGAAATTACCCCGGCAATTCGCCAGCACGTCGCAGACCGTCTCGCCAAACTGGATAAATGGCAAACACACTTGATTAATCCACATATCATCCTGTCTAAGGAGCCGCAGGGTTTCATCGCTGACGCAACTATCAATACTCCAAACGGCCATCTGGTCGCCAGCGCAAAACACGAGGATATGTACACCGCTATTAACGATTTGATCAACAAGCTGGAACGGCAGCTCAATAAAGTGCAGCACAAAGGTGAAGCCCGTCGCGCCACGACCTCGGTGAAAGACGCCAGCTTCGCGGAAGAAGTTGAAGAAGAGTAA
- the bamD gene encoding outer membrane protein assembly factor BamD produces the protein MTRMKYLVAAATLSLALVGCSGSNEQVPDNPPNEIYATAQQKLQDGNWKQAITQLEALDNRYPFGPYSQQVQLDLIYAYYKNADLPLAQATIDRFMRLNPTHPNIDYVMYMRGLTNMALDDSALQGFFGVDRSDRDPQHARDAFNDFSKLVRGYPNSQYVTDATKRLVFLKDRLAKYEYSVAEYYTRRGAWVAVVNRVEGMLRDYPDTQATRDGLKLMENAYRQMQMTAQADKVAKIIAANSSNI, from the coding sequence ATGACGCGCATGAAATATCTGGTGGCAGCGGCCACGTTGAGCCTGGCTTTGGTGGGCTGCTCCGGTTCAAATGAACAGGTCCCTGACAATCCGCCGAATGAAATCTATGCGACTGCACAACAAAAGTTGCAGGACGGTAACTGGAAACAGGCGATAACGCAACTGGAAGCGTTGGATAATCGCTATCCATTTGGTCCGTATTCGCAGCAGGTACAGTTAGATCTCATCTACGCATACTATAAAAATGCCGATCTGCCGCTGGCTCAGGCAACCATCGATCGTTTCATGCGTCTGAACCCGACTCATCCTAACATCGACTATGTAATGTACATGCGCGGCCTGACCAACATGGCGCTGGATGACAGTGCCCTGCAGGGCTTCTTCGGTGTGGATCGCTCCGACCGTGACCCGCAGCATGCGCGCGATGCGTTCAACGACTTTTCCAAACTGGTGCGCGGCTATCCGAACAGTCAGTACGTGACCGATGCCACCAAACGTCTGGTGTTCCTGAAAGATCGTCTGGCGAAATACGAATACTCGGTTGCTGAATACTACACCCGCCGTGGCGCATGGGTAGCCGTGGTTAACCGTGTAGAAGGGATGCTGCGTGATTATCCGGATACGCAGGCGACGCGCGACGGCCTGAAGCTGATGGAGAATGCTTACCGTCAGATGCAGATGACCGCACAGGCTGATAAGGTGGCGAAAATCATCGCCGCCAACAGCAGCAACATCTGA